The Candidatus Poribacteria bacterium genome includes a window with the following:
- a CDS encoding flavodoxin family protein, translated as MNIVYISGSPRKNSNTDYLLKITLSVAGGQFIKLADYRIEPCESCRACQKLGKCVIDDDMCNIIIPTLLKADAIVIGSPVYFNNVSAQTKAFIDRTWCIRGRLRNKIGGAIVVGRRYGIESAIIAINAFFLKHEMIVANRGVCGIAFEEGEIIKDTEAINAAKKLGERIKELGKMKNMI; from the coding sequence ATGAACATTGTGTATATCTCGGGAAGCCCAAGGAAAAACAGTAATACAGATTACCTTTTAAAAATTACATTATCTGTAGCTGGCGGACAATTTATAAAACTTGCAGATTATCGGATAGAACCATGCGAATCCTGTAGAGCCTGTCAAAAGTTAGGTAAGTGCGTAATTGATGACGATATGTGTAATATTATTATACCAACACTATTAAAAGCCGATGCTATTGTTATAGGCAGTCCAGTTTATTTTAACAATGTATCTGCCCAAACTAAAGCCTTCATAGACCGTACATGGTGTATTAGAGGACGACTTAGAAACAAAATTGGTGGTGCAATTGTTGTTGGTCGAAGATACGGTATAGAAAGTGCTATTATTGCTATTAATGCATTTTTCCTTAAACATGAGATGATCGTAGCAAACAGAGGTGTTTGTGGGATAGCCTTTGAAGAAGGGGAAATAATAAAAGATACGGAAGCTATTAACGCTGCTAAAAAACTTGGAGAGCGAATAAAGGAACTTGGAAAGATGAAAAATATGATATAA
- a CDS encoding sugar phosphate isomerase/epimerase: MKLGILVGDIARDLKIPLREAIRRARGWGYDAVELPASDLSRSDEQYSPDTAKSLISFISGLGLEATGFQCHVGYLTDDWQARVDHTKRMIEVASEIGVPVVHTVTGKLPEDMAIPSGFSRLEAVYRELLEFAEGSGVKVGIEPVFVYLVGNHSTLKRLIELVGRDDLYINFDPSHYPYHGESPIPTIKEFGERIVHAHVKDALIEPKFRFIPPGKGVLDFREIISALHDVGYDYVLSLELGHGMEDPEGMARENVGFLAGLLEELGIERG; encoded by the coding sequence ATGAAACTCGGTATTTTGGTGGGGGATATCGCAAGGGATCTCAAAATCCCCTTGAGAGAGGCGATAAGGAGAGCGAGGGGATGGGGATATGATGCGGTTGAGCTTCCGGCGAGCGACCTTTCCAGGTCGGACGAGCAATATAGCCCCGATACGGCTAAATCCCTCATCTCCTTCATATCCGGCCTCGGTCTTGAGGCAACCGGTTTCCAATGTCACGTCGGATATCTTACGGACGACTGGCAGGCGAGGGTCGACCATACGAAGAGGATGATAGAGGTGGCCAGCGAGATAGGCGTCCCTGTAGTCCACACCGTCACGGGGAAACTCCCCGAGGACATGGCGATCCCAAGCGGCTTTTCAAGGCTTGAGGCGGTCTACAGGGAGCTTCTGGAGTTCGCCGAAGGTAGCGGAGTCAAGGTCGGCATCGAGCCCGTCTTCGTTTATCTGGTGGGCAACCACTCCACCTTGAAACGGCTGATCGAGCTCGTAGGCAGAGATGACCTTTACATCAATTTCGATCCGTCACATTATCCATATCACGGCGAATCGCCGATCCCGACCATAAAGGAGTTCGGGGAGAGGATCGTTCACGCCCACGTGAAGGACGCCCTGATTGAGCCGAAGTTCAGGTTCATCCCTCCCGGAAAAGGGGTTTTGGACTTCCGAGAGATAATCTCCGCCCTGCATGACGTGGGCTACGATTACGTCCTCTCGCTTGAACTCGGTCACGGCATGGAGGATCCGGAGGGGATGGCGAGGGAGAACGTGGGATTCCTAGCAGGGTTGCTCGAGGAGCTGGGAATAGAGAGAGGTTGA